A genome region from Mesorhizobium sp. B2-1-8 includes the following:
- a CDS encoding PhzF family phenazine biosynthesis protein, whose amino-acid sequence MQTRNYLLYDVFTTQRLAGNPLAVVLDCKGLDTAAMQAIAREFNLSESVFVLPPDNPKHRNRIRIFTPDYEMPFAGHPTVGSAIALAELAGEGGAGIFVLEENIGPVRCAVSKHDGATFAEFDLAKLPEPLKLDADPEAVGAALGLAPHEIGFENHRVAFWSAGVPYVTIPVANLEAAGRIRLDNQAWSELAPRKTEWAFASPYVYCRETVNHESAFHVRMIVPGTPSYEDPATGSAAAAFAGAIMHFDGPTDGVSQLWIEQGLEMGRPSRIRLELTVQGGKLASARIGGNAIKVAEGKLFV is encoded by the coding sequence ATGCAAACCCGGAATTACTTGCTTTACGATGTGTTTACGACCCAGCGACTGGCCGGCAACCCGCTGGCGGTGGTGTTGGATTGCAAAGGTCTGGACACCGCCGCGATGCAGGCCATCGCGCGCGAGTTCAACCTGTCCGAATCGGTATTCGTGCTGCCGCCTGATAACCCAAAGCACCGAAACCGCATCCGCATCTTCACGCCCGACTATGAAATGCCATTCGCGGGCCACCCGACGGTGGGCTCGGCTATCGCGCTGGCGGAACTGGCCGGTGAGGGCGGAGCCGGCATCTTCGTGCTGGAAGAAAACATCGGCCCGGTGCGTTGCGCGGTCAGCAAGCACGATGGCGCCACCTTCGCCGAATTCGACCTGGCGAAACTGCCGGAGCCGTTGAAGCTCGATGCCGATCCGGAGGCGGTCGGGGCGGCGCTTGGCCTGGCGCCGCACGAGATCGGCTTCGAGAATCACCGTGTCGCCTTCTGGTCGGCGGGCGTGCCCTATGTGACCATTCCGGTCGCCAACCTCGAGGCGGCGGGCCGGATCAGGCTGGACAACCAGGCGTGGTCGGAACTGGCACCGCGCAAGACCGAATGGGCCTTCGCCAGTCCGTACGTCTATTGCCGCGAGACGGTGAATCACGAAAGCGCTTTTCATGTGCGCATGATCGTGCCCGGCACGCCGTCCTATGAGGACCCGGCGACGGGCTCCGCTGCGGCCGCTTTCGCCGGCGCCATCATGCATTTCGACGGCCCGACGGACGGGGTTTCGCAGCTATGGATCGAGCAGGGACTGGAGATGGGGCGGCCATCGCGCATCCGCCTCGAACTGACCGTACAGGGTGGAAAACTGGCGTCCGCGCGCATTGGCGGCAATGCGATCAAGGTGGCGGAAGGCAAGCTTTTCGTTTGA
- a CDS encoding DUF559 domain-containing protein gives MSGNAALPVRWAHDAKRDRWLYGQGWTVLRFTGTEIHENLDRCLDEICTLVGVERLNRPQ, from the coding sequence ATGTCGGGCAACGCCGCACTGCCCGTGCGTTGGGCCCATGACGCAAAACGAGATCGCTGGCTATATGGACAAGGCTGGACCGTCCTTCGGTTCACGGGTACCGAAATTCACGAGAATTTGGATCGTTGTCTCGACGAAATATGTACGTTGGTCGGCGTTGAGCGCTTGAACAGGCCTCAGTGA